A single window of Luteipulveratus halotolerans DNA harbors:
- a CDS encoding alpha-ketoacid dehydrogenase subunit beta: protein MAAQNVPTGSVQRLTLAKGLNSGLRAAMKADPKVVLMGEDVGKLGGVFRITEGLQKDFGEDRVIDTPLAEAGIVGTAVGLCLRGYRPVVEIQFDGFVYPAFDQIISQVAKMHARSLGALRIPMVIRIPYGGGIGAVEHHSESNEAYFAHTAGLRVVTCSDPGDAYWMMQQAIASDDPVIFYEPKRRYHEKAEVDLDERAGAPLGLHQAAVRREGTDVTLVTYGPMVKTCLQAAEAAAAEGISLHVLDLRSLSPLDLPAITEAAKRTGRVVVVHEASTFLGMGAEVASLIQQECFYHLEAPVLRVGGYNIPYPPSRFEEEFLPNLDRVLDAVDRSLEF, encoded by the coding sequence ATGGCCGCTCAGAACGTTCCGACAGGCTCCGTACAGCGACTCACGCTCGCCAAGGGCCTCAACTCCGGTCTGCGGGCCGCGATGAAGGCCGACCCTAAGGTCGTCCTGATGGGTGAGGACGTCGGCAAGCTCGGCGGCGTCTTCCGCATCACCGAGGGTCTGCAGAAGGACTTCGGTGAGGACCGCGTCATCGACACCCCGCTCGCCGAGGCCGGCATCGTCGGCACCGCGGTCGGCCTGTGCCTGCGCGGCTACCGCCCGGTCGTCGAGATCCAGTTCGACGGGTTCGTCTATCCGGCGTTCGATCAGATCATCAGCCAGGTCGCCAAGATGCACGCGCGCTCGCTCGGCGCCCTGCGCATCCCGATGGTCATCCGCATCCCGTACGGCGGTGGCATCGGCGCGGTCGAGCACCACTCCGAGTCCAACGAGGCCTACTTCGCGCACACGGCCGGGCTGCGGGTCGTCACGTGCTCCGACCCGGGCGACGCGTACTGGATGATGCAGCAGGCCATCGCGTCCGACGACCCGGTGATCTTCTACGAGCCCAAGCGCCGCTACCACGAGAAGGCCGAGGTCGACCTCGACGAGCGCGCCGGCGCCCCGTTGGGTCTGCATCAGGCAGCCGTACGCCGGGAGGGCACTGACGTCACGCTCGTCACCTATGGGCCGATGGTCAAGACCTGCCTGCAGGCCGCCGAAGCCGCTGCGGCAGAAGGCATCTCGCTGCACGTCCTCGACCTGCGTTCGCTCTCGCCGCTCGACCTGCCGGCGATCACCGAGGCTGCCAAGCGCACCGGCCGCGTCGTCGTCGTCCACGAGGCGTCGACGTTCCTCGGCATGGGCGCTGAGGTCGCGTCGCTCATCCAGCAGGAGTGCTTCTACCACCTCGAGGCACCGGTGCTGCGCGTCGGCGGATACAACATCCCCTACCCGCCCAGCCGGTTCGAGGAGGAGTTCCTCCCCAACCTCGACCGTGTCCTCGACGCCGTCGACCGCTCGCTCGAGTTCTGA
- a CDS encoding dihydrolipoamide acetyltransferase family protein: MAVKQFNLPDPGEGLVEAEIVTWKVKPGDTVKTNDVVVEIETAKSLVELPIPWEGTVVELLVAEGTTVDVGAPIVSVDVAGAEGDPAPATPVSESSEDEGERVANLVGYGPSAGTTTRRKRRTPAAAAGRGGESPSAAPGFDTDSASAPAYSTGGAAGSTSGVAGSTSGGGAWSYSTTHGGKVLAKPPVRKFAKDHGIDLSQVIPTREDGVISRADVEAFIAGGVPEAAGLDTASASASPYSTGAVVERETRIPVKGVRKMTAQAMVGSAFTAPHVTEFITVDVTRTMELVDRLKADREFRDVKVTPLLVLAKALCIAIRRNPGMNATWDEQAHEIVQKSYVNLGIAAATPRGLLVPNIKEAHAMDLRQLADAIGELTATAREGRTQPAEMSGGTITITNVGVFGVDTGTPIINPGESAIVCFGTIRKQPWVVTDADGNDAIVPRHVTQLSVSFDHRLIDGELGSRFLADVAAILEDPSRGLVWG, from the coding sequence ATGGCTGTGAAGCAGTTCAACCTCCCTGACCCCGGCGAGGGTCTGGTCGAGGCCGAGATCGTCACCTGGAAGGTCAAGCCGGGCGACACCGTCAAGACCAACGACGTCGTCGTCGAGATCGAGACCGCCAAGTCGCTCGTCGAGCTGCCCATCCCGTGGGAGGGCACCGTCGTCGAGCTGCTGGTCGCCGAGGGCACGACCGTCGACGTCGGCGCGCCCATCGTGTCGGTGGATGTCGCTGGTGCCGAAGGAGATCCGGCTCCTGCGACGCCGGTGTCGGAGTCCTCGGAGGACGAGGGCGAGCGGGTCGCCAACCTGGTCGGCTACGGCCCGTCCGCCGGTACGACCACGCGCCGCAAGCGTCGTACGCCGGCCGCCGCCGCTGGTCGAGGAGGCGAGTCTCCCTCTGCCGCACCGGGTTTCGACACGGACTCCGCTAGCGCTCCGGCCTACTCGACCGGCGGTGCTGCGGGCTCAACCAGCGGGGTGGCGGGCTCCACCAGCGGTGGTGGCGCGTGGTCGTACTCGACCACCCACGGCGGCAAGGTGCTGGCCAAGCCGCCCGTCCGCAAGTTCGCGAAAGACCACGGCATCGACCTGTCCCAGGTGATCCCGACGCGCGAGGACGGTGTGATCTCGCGCGCCGACGTCGAGGCGTTCATCGCCGGTGGCGTACCCGAGGCCGCTGGTCTCGATACGGCCTCGGCTAGCGCCTCGCCCTACTCGACCGGCGCAGTGGTCGAGCGTGAGACGCGCATCCCGGTCAAGGGCGTGCGCAAGATGACCGCGCAGGCGATGGTCGGGTCGGCGTTCACGGCGCCGCACGTCACCGAGTTCATCACCGTCGACGTCACCCGCACGATGGAGCTCGTCGACCGGCTCAAGGCCGACCGCGAGTTCCGCGACGTCAAGGTCACGCCGCTGCTCGTGCTGGCCAAGGCGCTGTGCATCGCGATCCGCCGCAACCCCGGCATGAACGCCACCTGGGACGAGCAGGCCCACGAGATCGTGCAGAAGAGCTACGTCAACCTCGGCATTGCCGCCGCGACACCGCGTGGGCTGCTCGTGCCCAACATCAAGGAAGCCCACGCGATGGACCTGCGGCAGCTGGCCGACGCGATCGGCGAGCTGACCGCGACCGCTCGCGAGGGTCGTACCCAGCCCGCCGAGATGTCGGGCGGCACCATCACAATCACCAACGTCGGCGTGTTCGGCGTCGACACCGGCACCCCGATCATCAACCCGGGTGAGTCGGCGATCGTGTGCTTCGGGACCATCCGCAAGCAGCCGTGGGTCGTCACCGACGCCGACGGCAACGACGCGATCGTGCCGCGGCACGTCACGCAGCTGTCGGTGTCGTTCGACCACCGCCTGATCGACGGCGAGCTGGGCTCGCGCTTCCTGGCCGATGTCGCCGCGATCCTGGAGGACCCGAGCCGCGGTCTCGTCTGGGGCTGA
- a CDS encoding SGNH/GDSL hydrolase family protein: protein MALAALCCVATGCSDDGPVYERYVAIGDSYTAGPSIPDSETDNGCGRSTNSYPYQVARALRVTELVDIACGGATTANASVPQRNAYGHNLAQLKAVDEDADLVTVSLGANDERLFGRLVNACAAAGRRTQVGSPCAEASSVGGQDALIASATRTRGRLAQLLRAVRAKAPHARVLAVGYPQLARAGESCPQRVPWAPGDHAYVARVLDALNAAVRAAATDAGVEYVDIAALSAGHSVCDRRPWVAGQVGDPLVAAAAHPYLREQTAVARAVVAQASRPAG, encoded by the coding sequence TTGGCACTGGCGGCCCTGTGCTGCGTCGCGACCGGGTGCAGCGATGACGGCCCGGTGTACGAGCGCTACGTCGCGATCGGTGACTCCTACACGGCCGGGCCGTCGATCCCCGACTCCGAGACCGACAACGGCTGCGGGCGGTCGACCAACAGCTATCCCTATCAGGTTGCGCGCGCCCTGCGAGTCACCGAGCTCGTCGACATCGCGTGCGGCGGCGCCACGACCGCGAATGCCTCTGTGCCCCAACGAAATGCGTACGGTCACAACCTCGCCCAGCTCAAGGCGGTCGACGAGGACGCCGACCTCGTGACGGTCTCGCTGGGCGCCAACGACGAGCGGCTGTTCGGACGGCTGGTCAACGCGTGCGCGGCGGCCGGACGGCGTACGCAGGTCGGCAGCCCGTGTGCCGAGGCGAGCTCGGTCGGTGGGCAGGACGCGCTGATCGCCTCCGCCACGAGGACTCGCGGCCGCCTCGCGCAGCTGCTCAGGGCCGTACGCGCGAAGGCACCGCACGCGCGCGTCCTCGCCGTGGGCTACCCGCAGCTCGCCCGGGCGGGGGAGTCCTGCCCCCAGCGCGTCCCGTGGGCGCCGGGCGACCATGCCTACGTCGCGAGGGTCCTGGACGCGCTCAACGCGGCCGTGCGTGCGGCGGCGACCGACGCAGGCGTCGAGTACGTCGACATCGCCGCGCTCTCGGCCGGGCACAGCGTCTGCGACCGCCGGCCGTGGGTGGCCGGGCAGGTCGGCGACCCGCTGGTGGCCGCGGCGGCCCACCCCTACCTGCGTGAGCAGACCGCGGTCGCTCGCGCGGTCGTCGCGCAGGCGAGTCGACCTGCCGGGTGA
- a CDS encoding Uma2 family endonuclease has translation MAAVTTMPQSRPLTWRDLEDRPDDGHRYELIDGALVVTPAPHWRHQRGVARLLIALTAGCPPELEVFTAPVDVRLGEDTVLQPDVLVARKADLGERVLPAAPVLAVEVLSPSTRLIDLNLKKARYEAAGCPSYWVIDPAEPSLVAWDLRDDAYVEVGRVSGDEAYAAALPFEVSITPSALVDD, from the coding sequence ATGGCTGCTGTGACGACAATGCCGCAGAGTCGCCCGCTCACGTGGCGCGACCTCGAGGACCGGCCTGATGACGGGCACCGGTACGAGCTCATCGACGGTGCGCTGGTCGTGACGCCGGCACCGCACTGGCGCCATCAGCGTGGCGTCGCCCGTCTGCTGATCGCGCTCACGGCCGGATGCCCGCCCGAGCTGGAGGTGTTCACCGCGCCTGTCGACGTGCGGCTGGGCGAGGACACGGTGCTGCAGCCCGACGTCCTCGTCGCGCGCAAGGCCGACCTCGGCGAGCGCGTCCTGCCTGCCGCACCGGTCCTGGCCGTGGAGGTGCTGTCGCCGAGCACGCGCTTGATCGACCTCAACCTCAAGAAAGCGCGCTACGAGGCCGCGGGCTGTCCGTCGTACTGGGTGATCGACCCGGCCGAGCCGTCGCTGGTCGCCTGGGACCTGCGCGACGACGCCTACGTCGAGGTGGGGCGGGTGAGCGGCGACGAGGCGTACGCCGCGGCACTGCCGTTCGAGGTCAGCATCACCCCGTCGGCGCTGGTCGACGACTGA